One genomic window of Polyangium aurulentum includes the following:
- the ribD gene encoding bifunctional diaminohydroxyphosphoribosylaminopyrimidine deaminase/5-amino-6-(5-phosphoribosylamino)uracil reductase RibD, with the protein MIVAEQLDSLALQALELAARGATEPNPMVGAIIVSPSGEILGRGWHHAAGKPHAEVEALQDAVAAGRDVRGATMVVTLEPCNHFGRTPPCTEAILAAGIAHVHVALRDPNPIAAGGMERLEAAGVRTSIAGEEVRAAAARQNEAFLRWVSRLDARPPAAEIRPRDESSAASARDHSVESRTLPRR; encoded by the coding sequence ATGATCGTCGCGGAGCAGCTCGATAGTCTGGCCTTGCAAGCCCTGGAGCTCGCCGCGAGAGGAGCGACCGAGCCGAACCCGATGGTCGGGGCGATCATCGTGTCGCCGAGCGGCGAGATCCTCGGCCGAGGATGGCACCACGCCGCCGGGAAACCCCACGCAGAGGTCGAGGCATTGCAAGACGCCGTCGCCGCGGGGCGCGATGTCCGGGGCGCCACGATGGTGGTGACCCTCGAGCCGTGCAACCATTTCGGCCGAACGCCCCCGTGCACCGAGGCGATCCTGGCGGCTGGCATCGCGCACGTCCACGTCGCGCTGCGGGATCCGAATCCGATCGCGGCCGGAGGAATGGAGCGGCTCGAGGCGGCGGGCGTGAGGACATCCATCGCCGGCGAGGAAGTGCGGGCGGCCGCGGCGCGCCAGAACGAGGCCTTCCTCCGCTGGGTGAGCCGGCTCGATGCACGGCCGCCTGCCGCCGAGATTCGCCCGAGGGACGAGAGCTCCGCTGCGAGCGCGCGGGATCATTCTGTCGAGTCGCGCACCCTCCCGCGGAGATGA
- a CDS encoding cytochrome P450: MSTDSDQVLDYPFRAPGPLDPPEEWARLRQGCPVAHVRLPSGDKAVLVTRYGDVRQVLSDPRFTRNLSSDDAARLTTNEGGSVFERSEGMSMTSGEGHQKWRRMIMKWFTVKRISAMQTRIEAMAEKLVDEMVAKGAPADLLSLLGFPLPVWVICDLLGVPDVDRDKLAYWSNTMLSLTQYTQQEIDAAQAEFAQYFMTHVAHKRENPGDDLLSDLMTAGDEGQKLSERDLMMTGQGLLVAGHETTSNMIGKMMAMLLADRKRWEQLLADPSLVRTAVEEALRFDANAGFGLPRFITEDVEVGSTTLPRGTTVICNMAAANRDEQSFDHAGEMDLTRSPNAHLTFGAGPHSCVGQALARTELQTVLTVLLRRLPTLELAVSPEALPRREGLLVGGLEKLLVRW; encoded by the coding sequence ATGAGCACTGACAGCGATCAGGTCCTGGACTATCCGTTCCGCGCCCCTGGGCCCCTGGATCCGCCCGAGGAGTGGGCCCGACTGCGTCAGGGTTGCCCCGTGGCCCACGTTCGCCTGCCCAGCGGGGACAAGGCGGTGCTGGTCACCCGCTATGGCGACGTGCGGCAGGTGCTCTCCGACCCGCGGTTCACCCGCAACCTCTCCTCGGACGACGCGGCCAGGCTCACGACCAACGAGGGCGGCAGCGTCTTCGAGCGGAGCGAGGGGATGTCGATGACCAGCGGCGAGGGCCACCAGAAGTGGCGCCGCATGATCATGAAATGGTTCACCGTCAAGCGCATCTCGGCCATGCAGACGCGGATCGAGGCCATGGCCGAAAAGCTCGTGGACGAGATGGTCGCCAAGGGCGCCCCCGCCGATCTCCTGAGCCTCCTCGGCTTCCCCCTGCCGGTATGGGTGATCTGCGACCTGCTCGGGGTCCCGGACGTCGACCGCGACAAGCTCGCCTACTGGTCGAATACGATGCTCAGCCTGACGCAGTATACCCAGCAGGAGATCGACGCGGCGCAGGCCGAGTTCGCCCAGTATTTCATGACGCACGTCGCCCACAAACGTGAAAACCCCGGGGACGACTTGCTGAGCGATCTCATGACGGCCGGCGACGAGGGGCAAAAGCTCTCCGAGCGGGATCTCATGATGACGGGGCAGGGCCTCCTGGTGGCCGGGCACGAGACCACCTCGAACATGATCGGCAAGATGATGGCCATGCTGCTCGCGGACCGGAAGCGCTGGGAGCAATTGCTCGCCGATCCGTCCCTCGTCCGCACGGCCGTGGAGGAGGCGCTGCGCTTCGACGCCAATGCCGGATTCGGGCTCCCGCGGTTCATCACCGAGGACGTCGAGGTCGGGAGCACGACGCTGCCGCGCGGCACGACGGTGATCTGCAACATGGCCGCGGCGAACCGCGACGAGCAATCGTTCGACCACGCCGGGGAGATGGATCTGACGCGCTCCCCGAACGCGCACCTCACCTTCGGCGCGGGTCCGCATTCCTGCGTGGGACAGGCGCTGGCGCGCACCGAGCTGCAGACCGTGCTCACCGTGCTCCTGCGCCGTTTGCCCACGCTCGAGCTCGCCGTGTCCCCCGAGGCGTTGCCCCGCCGCGAAGGGCTCCTGGTCGGCGGACTGGAGAAACTTCTGGTACGCTGGTGA
- a CDS encoding TetR/AcrR family transcriptional regulator, translated as MAGSRMRQAHGNETRELIVATAERLFAEQGVAVVSNRQVSEAAGQANNFAVGYHFGTKADLVLAIVRRHAPSIEQRRAAMLAATKGSSDLRDWVACLVRPQTEHLASLGSPSWYARFIAQVMTDPAFRRIVTAESAESASLQGIIEEVKRLMPVLPEEVRAERSDMGRLLIVHTCAERERALHEGTPTPRATWEDAAVGLVDALVGLWRAPFTPTK; from the coding sequence ATGGCAGGCTCGAGGATGAGGCAGGCGCACGGGAACGAGACACGAGAGCTGATCGTCGCCACGGCGGAGCGTCTCTTCGCCGAGCAAGGGGTCGCAGTGGTCTCGAATCGGCAGGTGAGCGAGGCGGCAGGACAGGCGAATAACTTCGCCGTCGGCTACCACTTCGGCACCAAGGCCGACCTCGTGCTCGCCATCGTGCGCCGGCATGCCCCGTCGATCGAGCAGCGGCGCGCCGCGATGCTCGCGGCGACCAAGGGTTCGTCCGACCTGCGCGACTGGGTCGCCTGTCTGGTGCGACCACAGACCGAGCACCTCGCCTCGCTGGGCAGCCCGAGCTGGTATGCGCGTTTCATTGCCCAGGTCATGACCGACCCCGCGTTTCGCCGGATCGTGACCGCCGAGTCTGCCGAATCGGCGTCGTTGCAGGGGATCATCGAGGAGGTGAAGCGGCTCATGCCGGTCCTCCCCGAGGAAGTGCGCGCGGAGCGGAGCGACATGGGCCGGCTGCTCATCGTGCACACCTGCGCCGAGCGCGAGCGGGCGCTGCACGAGGGCACCCCCACGCCGCGCGCGACGTGGGAGGACGCCGCGGTCGGGCTGGTGGACGCCCTCGTCGGGCTATGGCGGGCCCCCTTCACGCCCACGAAGTGA
- a CDS encoding HlyD family secretion protein, with amino-acid sequence MTASTASTDVVSPAPHASSAAAKPKRKVNLIVVAGALVAAVVGGYWWTQRSVESTDNAQVDGEVIAVPARTGGTIAQVLFNENQQVKAGDTLAVLDDEIAKAKLAQAEANLEAAEATAEAAEADARLAEINALGNKSVAEASLQTAQGGVVSAADQLKEAEASVKSSETAFKQAETDRDRSRKLLEQGALPQAAFDQAETSFNVAQANLEAARARLSTLRANIAVARSRTTEASAKVKQTSNVDAVVAQAQARAKSAQAQVAIAKAVRDLAKLELSYTRIVAPADGVASKKTIAVGQQVAAGQSILQLVTPLVWVTANFKETQIAKMRPGQPAHIEIDALPGVTLQGELESLSGATGSRFTLLPPDNATGNFTKVVQRVPVRVKVRDLPQGIVLRPGMSVELSIDTHG; translated from the coding sequence ATGACCGCTTCCACTGCTTCTACAGACGTCGTCTCCCCCGCCCCTCACGCGTCTTCCGCAGCCGCGAAGCCGAAGCGCAAGGTCAACCTGATCGTGGTCGCCGGCGCGCTCGTCGCCGCTGTCGTCGGCGGCTACTGGTGGACGCAACGCTCCGTGGAGAGCACGGACAACGCGCAGGTGGACGGCGAGGTGATCGCGGTCCCGGCGCGCACGGGCGGCACCATCGCGCAGGTTCTCTTCAACGAGAACCAGCAGGTCAAGGCCGGCGATACGCTGGCCGTGCTCGATGACGAGATCGCAAAGGCCAAGCTCGCGCAGGCGGAGGCCAACCTGGAAGCGGCCGAGGCCACCGCCGAGGCGGCCGAAGCGGACGCGCGCCTCGCCGAGATCAATGCCCTCGGCAACAAATCCGTCGCCGAGGCGTCGCTGCAAACGGCGCAGGGCGGCGTGGTCTCCGCGGCCGATCAGCTCAAGGAGGCCGAGGCCTCGGTCAAGTCGTCGGAGACGGCATTCAAGCAGGCCGAGACCGATCGCGACCGGAGCCGCAAGCTGCTCGAGCAGGGCGCGCTCCCGCAGGCCGCGTTCGACCAGGCGGAGACGAGCTTCAACGTGGCGCAGGCCAATCTGGAGGCGGCGCGGGCGCGGCTCTCTACATTGCGGGCAAACATCGCCGTGGCGCGCAGCCGCACGACGGAAGCCTCGGCCAAGGTGAAGCAAACGAGCAACGTGGACGCGGTGGTGGCGCAGGCGCAGGCGCGCGCCAAGTCGGCGCAGGCGCAGGTGGCCATTGCGAAGGCGGTGCGCGATCTCGCGAAGCTCGAGCTTTCGTACACGCGCATCGTCGCCCCCGCGGACGGCGTGGCCTCGAAGAAGACCATCGCCGTCGGGCAGCAGGTCGCGGCGGGCCAGTCCATCCTGCAGCTCGTGACGCCGCTCGTGTGGGTGACGGCGAATTTCAAGGAGACCCAGATCGCGAAGATGCGCCCGGGCCAGCCCGCGCACATCGAGATCGACGCCCTGCCCGGCGTCACGTTGCAAGGCGAGCTCGAGAGCCTGTCCGGCGCGACCGGCTCGCGCTTCACGCTCCTGCCGCCGGACAACGCGACCGGCAACTTCACCAAGGTCGTGCAGCGCGTGCCCGTGCGCGTGAAGGTGCGCGACCTGCCGCAGGGAATCGTGCTGCGGCCGGGCATGAGCGTCGAGCTGTCCATCGATACGCACGGATAG
- a CDS encoding DHA2 family efflux MFS transporter permease subunit, with product MAQAQLAVPPPALAAAPQTNKWIVAIAVAIGALLEVIDTSIVNVALNDMQTSLGATMSQASWIVSSYAVANVIILPLAAWLGHRFGKKRYFIFSLVGFTVASALCGLATNLPMLVLARVLQGLTGGGLMAKAQSILFESFPKEEQPTAQSFFGAIVIAGPAIGPTLGGYIVTNVDWRWIFFINLPLGVLAVLLCLSALPPDEPHTAAQKGIDWAAIAMLAIGLGCMQTFLEEGNSHDWFDDSMIVVLFVLSVVSIVLFVRRELRADDPVVDLRVLGHRSLWAGSILSVVMGMALYGGLFAVPIFAQSVLRYTSQETGLMMLPGALLTAVLMPFAGKLSRRMDPRLMLVLGALMLAGSLVMLVPMNPMTSGDDLFWPLIIRSVGTTVMFIPLSMASLGPIPRKDIAAATGFYNLTRQLGGSVGVALLSTLLVQRQAFHTAVVAEKLVANDPVTLERVHMLTGAMMAKGASAVEAKQRALSLIHGTVSQQASIMSFADTFWMAGVIIVLFLPLVLLLGKPQEGVKVEAGH from the coding sequence GTGGCCCAGGCTCAGCTCGCCGTCCCGCCGCCCGCGCTCGCCGCCGCGCCGCAGACCAACAAGTGGATCGTGGCCATTGCGGTGGCCATCGGCGCGCTGCTCGAGGTCATCGACACGAGCATCGTCAACGTCGCGCTCAACGACATGCAGACCTCGCTCGGCGCGACCATGAGCCAGGCGAGCTGGATCGTGTCGAGCTACGCCGTCGCCAACGTCATCATCCTGCCCCTCGCCGCCTGGCTCGGGCACCGTTTTGGCAAGAAGAGGTATTTCATCTTCTCCCTGGTGGGCTTCACGGTCGCCTCGGCCCTGTGCGGGCTCGCGACCAACCTGCCGATGCTGGTCCTTGCGCGCGTCTTGCAGGGGCTCACGGGCGGCGGCCTGATGGCCAAGGCGCAGTCGATCCTCTTCGAGTCGTTCCCCAAGGAAGAGCAGCCCACGGCGCAATCGTTTTTCGGGGCCATCGTCATCGCGGGTCCCGCGATCGGCCCCACGCTGGGCGGCTATATCGTCACGAATGTCGACTGGCGGTGGATCTTCTTCATCAACCTGCCGCTCGGCGTGCTCGCCGTCTTGCTCTGCCTCTCGGCGCTCCCGCCCGACGAGCCGCACACGGCCGCCCAGAAGGGCATCGACTGGGCCGCCATCGCCATGCTGGCCATTGGCCTCGGCTGCATGCAGACGTTCCTCGAGGAGGGAAACTCCCACGACTGGTTCGACGATTCGATGATCGTCGTCCTGTTCGTCCTGTCGGTCGTGTCCATCGTGCTCTTCGTGCGCCGCGAGCTGCGCGCGGACGATCCCGTCGTGGATCTGCGCGTGCTCGGGCACCGCTCCTTGTGGGCCGGCAGCATCCTCTCGGTGGTCATGGGCATGGCCCTCTATGGGGGGCTGTTCGCGGTGCCGATCTTCGCGCAATCCGTCCTGCGTTACACGTCGCAAGAGACGGGGCTCATGATGCTGCCGGGCGCGCTGCTCACGGCCGTGTTGATGCCGTTCGCGGGCAAGCTCTCGCGCAGGATGGACCCGCGGCTCATGCTGGTGCTGGGGGCGCTCATGCTGGCGGGCTCGCTCGTGATGCTCGTCCCGATGAACCCGATGACGAGCGGCGACGATCTCTTCTGGCCCCTCATCATCCGCTCCGTGGGCACCACAGTCATGTTCATCCCGCTCTCCATGGCCTCGCTCGGCCCCATTCCGCGCAAGGACATCGCCGCCGCGACGGGCTTTTACAATCTGACGCGGCAGCTCGGGGGGAGCGTCGGCGTGGCGCTGCTCTCGACGTTGCTCGTCCAGCGGCAGGCATTTCACACGGCCGTCGTCGCAGAGAAGCTCGTGGCGAACGATCCCGTGACGCTCGAGCGGGTCCACATGCTCACGGGCGCGATGATGGCCAAGGGCGCATCCGCGGTGGAGGCCAAGCAGCGCGCGCTGTCGTTGATCCACGGGACGGTGTCGCAACAGGCCTCGATCATGTCGTTCGCGGACACGTTCTGGATGGCCGGCGTGATCATCGTCCTCTTTTTGCCCCTGGTGCTGCTCCTGGGCAAACCGCAGGAAGGGGTCAAGGTGGAGGCGGGGCATTGA
- a CDS encoding sigma-70 family RNA polymerase sigma factor codes for MRDGKNELSMYRAEIARRRISTAEVERELAIRWKAGDREAGRLLIEACLSYVMTIARQYRRWGAPFEDIVQQGNIGLLQAAERFDPTRGYRLATFASYWIRAEIRDYVTRNYRIVRLGASKAERRAVRFYRRAFVKDATALSEMTGLSEGRAHALMPLLAGPDAPLDPSPQRDGLADSAPSPETLVCLADERARLECAVKTALDELSPRERQVIERRLLSDEPETLAALGASFGVSKERVRQVEERAKERMRGRLRTLAGEVVAQRG; via the coding sequence ATGCGCGACGGAAAGAATGAGCTGTCGATGTACCGCGCGGAGATCGCGAGGCGGCGGATCTCGACCGCGGAGGTCGAGCGCGAGCTCGCGATCCGCTGGAAGGCGGGCGATCGCGAGGCAGGGCGGCTGCTCATCGAGGCGTGCCTGTCGTACGTGATGACCATCGCCCGCCAGTACCGCCGCTGGGGCGCGCCGTTCGAGGACATCGTGCAGCAGGGCAACATCGGCCTGCTCCAGGCCGCCGAGCGCTTCGACCCGACGCGCGGCTACCGGCTCGCGACGTTCGCGAGCTACTGGATTCGCGCCGAGATCCGCGATTACGTGACGCGCAACTACCGGATCGTGCGCCTCGGCGCGTCGAAAGCCGAGCGGCGCGCGGTGCGCTTCTATCGCCGGGCGTTCGTGAAGGACGCGACGGCGCTCTCCGAGATGACGGGCCTGTCCGAGGGGCGCGCCCACGCATTGATGCCCTTGCTCGCCGGGCCCGACGCCCCCCTCGACCCATCGCCGCAGCGCGATGGCCTGGCCGACAGCGCGCCCTCGCCCGAGACGCTGGTCTGCCTGGCCGACGAGCGCGCGCGCCTCGAATGCGCCGTGAAGACGGCGCTGGACGAGCTTTCGCCTCGGGAGCGGCAGGTGATCGAGCGGCGCCTCTTGTCGGACGAGCCCGAGACGCTGGCCGCGCTGGGGGCTTCGTTCGGGGTGAGCAAGGAGCGCGTCCGCCAGGTCGAGGAGCGCGCCAAGGAGCGCATGCGCGGGCGCCTGCGGACGCTCGCGGGCGAGGTCGTCGCGCAGCGGGGGTGA
- a CDS encoding glutathione S-transferase yields the protein MSNSQYELLYFPVRGRGEQIRLTFALAQVPFTDTAVTDWPASKSSMPTGQLPVLRVRSESGEMLIPQSFAIIRHIARQHDLYGANERERTQCDVLADTANDWRNKWVPVAFAKMMNTPVETIEKYWHDLPATLALFEKLHGQSAAPEAGWFVGAKPTYADVVLFDILDEHIAVRPELFVDYPGLAGFVARFKALPGIAARLASRQ from the coding sequence ATGTCCAATTCTCAGTACGAGCTCCTCTACTTCCCCGTCCGTGGCCGCGGCGAGCAGATCCGCCTGACCTTCGCGCTCGCCCAGGTGCCGTTCACCGACACCGCCGTGACCGACTGGCCGGCCTCGAAGTCCTCCATGCCCACCGGCCAGCTCCCGGTGCTGCGCGTCCGCTCGGAGTCGGGCGAGATGCTGATCCCGCAGAGCTTCGCGATCATCCGCCACATCGCGCGCCAGCACGATCTGTACGGCGCGAACGAGCGGGAGCGCACGCAGTGTGACGTGCTCGCCGACACGGCCAACGACTGGCGCAACAAGTGGGTGCCCGTCGCGTTCGCCAAGATGATGAACACCCCGGTCGAGACGATCGAGAAGTACTGGCACGACCTGCCGGCGACGCTCGCGCTCTTCGAGAAGCTGCACGGGCAGAGCGCTGCCCCCGAGGCGGGCTGGTTCGTCGGCGCCAAGCCCACGTACGCGGACGTCGTGCTCTTCGACATCCTCGACGAGCACATCGCGGTTCGCCCGGAGCTGTTCGTCGACTACCCGGGCCTCGCCGGGTTCGTCGCGCGCTTCAAGGCGCTGCCCGGCATCGCGGCGCGCCTCGCGAGCCGGCAGTGA
- a CDS encoding serine/threonine-protein kinase translates to MPIHTATQPSPSAPPPPATSTQPSASMPDGDAVLSNAPTLLAPDSGPRASLDGMMGPSSGRTTVLPRIDGDGEVLRLVSEARTRYEPVKLLGAGGMGEVVLVNDHDIARSVAIKRLLPEMKDPALLARFVDEIRTVGRLEHPNIVPIHDVGLDEHGRYFFVMKYVEGETLESIIKKLAAGDLDYHRKYTFELRIEIFIAVLQALAYAHAHGVVHRDVKPANVMVGHYGEVVLMDWGIAKPVAARRDFAKDAAGTIGEPESTERGRMYATCVGSLIGTPAYMSPEQARGHNDIIDARSDLYSAAVLFHELLTLKHYFEEKTTTDDLLFAVIDEIVPNYRLLDAAEVQEERPPVELAYFLQRGLAKDPAQRFQSAEEMIDGLQEILEGKLHVRCHVTLTKRLLREVARMVDRRPNVVFMALLGVLAGLLFAGFTLVRMVVT, encoded by the coding sequence ATGCCCATCCACACCGCCACGCAGCCCTCGCCCTCCGCCCCGCCGCCCCCTGCCACCTCGACGCAGCCCTCCGCATCGATGCCCGACGGCGACGCCGTCCTCTCCAACGCCCCGACCCTGCTCGCGCCCGACAGCGGCCCGCGCGCCAGCCTGGACGGCATGATGGGGCCCTCGTCCGGGCGCACGACGGTGCTGCCGCGCATCGACGGCGACGGCGAGGTGCTGCGCCTCGTGTCGGAGGCCCGGACGCGCTACGAGCCGGTGAAGCTGCTCGGCGCGGGCGGCATGGGCGAGGTGGTGCTCGTCAATGACCACGACATCGCCCGCTCGGTCGCGATCAAGCGCCTGCTCCCGGAGATGAAAGACCCGGCTTTGCTCGCCCGGTTCGTCGACGAGATTCGCACCGTGGGCCGGCTCGAGCACCCGAACATCGTGCCCATCCACGACGTCGGCCTCGACGAGCACGGCCGCTATTTCTTCGTGATGAAATACGTCGAGGGCGAGACGCTCGAGTCGATCATCAAGAAGCTCGCGGCGGGCGATCTCGACTATCACCGCAAATACACCTTCGAGCTGCGCATCGAGATCTTCATCGCCGTCCTGCAGGCGCTCGCGTACGCGCACGCGCACGGGGTCGTGCACCGGGACGTCAAGCCCGCGAACGTCATGGTCGGCCACTACGGCGAGGTCGTCTTGATGGACTGGGGCATCGCCAAGCCCGTGGCCGCCCGCCGCGATTTCGCCAAGGACGCGGCCGGCACCATCGGCGAGCCGGAGAGCACCGAGCGCGGCCGTATGTACGCGACGTGCGTGGGCTCGCTCATCGGGACCCCCGCGTACATGTCGCCCGAGCAGGCGCGCGGGCACAACGACATCATCGACGCGCGCAGCGACCTCTACAGCGCGGCCGTGCTCTTTCACGAGCTGCTCACGCTCAAGCATTATTTCGAGGAAAAGACCACGACGGACGACCTCTTGTTCGCCGTGATCGACGAGATCGTCCCGAATTACCGCCTGCTCGACGCGGCCGAGGTGCAGGAGGAGAGGCCGCCGGTCGAGCTTGCGTATTTCTTGCAGCGCGGGCTGGCCAAGGATCCGGCGCAGCGGTTTCAGTCCGCGGAGGAAATGATCGACGGGCTGCAAGAGATCCTCGAAGGGAAGCTGCACGTGCGGTGCCACGTGACATTGACGAAGCGCCTCCTGCGTGAGGTCGCGCGCATGGTCGACAGGCGCCCGAACGTCGTTTTCATGGCGCTGCTCGGCGTGCTGGCGGGGCTTCTGTTCGCGGGATTCACGCTCGTGCGGATGGTCGTGACGTAG